A single Macaca mulatta isolate MMU2019108-1 chromosome 11, T2T-MMU8v2.0, whole genome shotgun sequence DNA region contains:
- the LTBR gene encoding tumor necrosis factor receptor superfamily member 3 isoform X8, with protein MRLPWATSAPGLAWGPLVLGLFGLLAASQPQVVPPYGSENQTCRDQEKEYYEPRHRICCSRCPPAKCSRSRDTVCATCAENSYNEHWNYLTICQLCRPCDPVMGLEEIAPCTSKRKTQCRCQPGMFCAAWALECTHCELLSDCPPGTEAELKDEVGKGNNHCVPCKAGHFQNTSSPSARCQPHTRCEDQGLVEAAPGTAQSDTTCRNPSESLPPEMSGTMLMLAILLPLAFFLLLATIFACIWKSHPSLCRKLGSLLKRHPQGEGPNPVAAGRDPPKANPQYPDLVEPLLPISGDVSPVSTGLPTALVSEEGVPQQQSPLDLTTEPQLEPGEQNQVAHGTNGIHVTGGSMTITGNIYIYNGPVLGGPPGPGDLPATPDPPYPIPEEGDPGPPGLSTPHQEDGKAWHLAETEHCGAMPSNRGPRSQFITYD; from the exons ATGCGCCTGCCTTGGGCCACCTCTGCCCCCGGCCTGGCCTGGGGGCCTCTGGTGCTGGGCCTCTTCGGGCTCCTGGCAGCATCCCAGCCCCAGGTG GTGCCTCCATACGGGTCGGAGAACCAGACCTGCAGGGACCAGGAAAAGGAATACTATGAGCCCAGGCACCGCATCTGCTGCTCCCGCTGCCCGCCAG CTAAATGTAGCCGCAGCCGGGACACAGTTTGTGCCACATGTGCCGAAAATTCCTACAACGAGCACTGGAACTACCTGACCATCTGCCAGCTGTGCCGCCCCTGTGACCCAG TGATGGGCCTCGAGGAGATTGCCCCCTGCACAAGCAAACGGAAGACCCAGTGCCGCTGCCAGCCGGGAATGTTCTGTGCTGCCTGGGCCCTCGAGTGTACACACTGCGAACTACTTTCTGACTGCCCGCCTGGCACTGAAGCCGAGCTCAAAG ATGAAGTTGGGAAGGGTAACAACCACTGCGTCCCCTGCAAGGCAGGACACTTCCAGAATACCTCCTCCCCCAGCGCCCGCTGCCAGCCCCACACCAG GTGTGAGGACCAAGGTCTGGTGGAGGCAGCTCCAGGCACTGCCCAGTCGGACACAACCTGCAGAAATCCATCAGAGTCGCTGCCCCCAGAGATGTCAG GAACCATGCTGATGCTGGCCATCCTGCTGCCACTGGCATTCTTTCTGCTCCTTGCCACCATCTTTGCCTGCATCTGGAAGAGCCACCCTTCTCTTTGCAGGAAACTGG GATCGCTGCTCAAGAGGCATCCACAG GGAGAGGGACCTAATCCTGTAGCTGCAGGCAGGGACCCTCCAAAGGCCAATCCACAGTACCCTGACCTGGTAGAGCCATTGCTACCCATCTCTGGAGATGTTTCCCCAGTATCCACTGGGCTTCCCACAGCCCTAGTTTCGGAGGAAGGGGTGCCGCAGCAGCAGAGTCCTCTGGACCTGACCACGGAGCCGCAGTTGGAACCTGGGGAGCAGAACCAGGTGGCCCACG GTACCAATGGCATTCATGTCACTGGCGGGTCTATGACTATCACTGGCAACATCTACATCTACAATGGACCAGTACTGGGGGGACCACCAGGTCCTGGAGATCTCCCAGCTACCCCCGACCCTCCATACCCCATTCCCGAAGAGGGGGACCCTGGCCCTCCCGGGCTCTCTACTCCCCACCAGGAAGATGGCAAGGCTTGGCACCTGGCGGAGACAGAGCACTGTGGTGCCATGCCCTCTAACAGGGGCCCAAGGAGCCAATTTATCACCTATGACTGA
- the LTBR gene encoding tumor necrosis factor receptor superfamily member 3 isoform X6, with protein sequence MRLPWATSAPGLAWGPLVLGLFGLLAASQPQVPPYGSENQTCRDQEKEYYEPRHRICCSRCPPGTYVSAKCSRSRDTVCATCAENSYNEHWNYLTICQLCRPCDPVMGLEEIAPCTSKRKTQCRCQPGMFCAAWALECTHCELLSDCPPGTEAELKVGKGNNHCVPCKAGHFQNTSSPSARCQPHTRCEDQGLVEAAPGTAQSDTTCRNPSESLPPEMSGTMLMLAILLPLAFFLLLATIFACIWKSHPSLCRKLGSLLKRHPQGEGPNPVAAGRDPPKANPQYPDLVEPLLPISGDVSPVSTGLPTALVSEEGVPQQQSPLDLTTEPQLEPGEQNQVAHGTNGIHVTGGSMTITGNIYIYNGPVLGGPPGPGDLPATPDPPYPIPEEGDPGPPGLSTPHQEDGKAWHLAETEHCGAMPSNRGPRSQFITYD encoded by the exons ATGCGCCTGCCTTGGGCCACCTCTGCCCCCGGCCTGGCCTGGGGGCCTCTGGTGCTGGGCCTCTTCGGGCTCCTGGCAGCATCCCAGCCCCAG GTGCCTCCATACGGGTCGGAGAACCAGACCTGCAGGGACCAGGAAAAGGAATACTATGAGCCCAGGCACCGCATCTGCTGCTCCCGCTGCCCGCCAG GCACCTATGTCTCAGCTAAATGTAGCCGCAGCCGGGACACAGTTTGTGCCACATGTGCCGAAAATTCCTACAACGAGCACTGGAACTACCTGACCATCTGCCAGCTGTGCCGCCCCTGTGACCCAG TGATGGGCCTCGAGGAGATTGCCCCCTGCACAAGCAAACGGAAGACCCAGTGCCGCTGCCAGCCGGGAATGTTCTGTGCTGCCTGGGCCCTCGAGTGTACACACTGCGAACTACTTTCTGACTGCCCGCCTGGCACTGAAGCCGAGCTCAAAG TTGGGAAGGGTAACAACCACTGCGTCCCCTGCAAGGCAGGACACTTCCAGAATACCTCCTCCCCCAGCGCCCGCTGCCAGCCCCACACCAG GTGTGAGGACCAAGGTCTGGTGGAGGCAGCTCCAGGCACTGCCCAGTCGGACACAACCTGCAGAAATCCATCAGAGTCGCTGCCCCCAGAGATGTCAG GAACCATGCTGATGCTGGCCATCCTGCTGCCACTGGCATTCTTTCTGCTCCTTGCCACCATCTTTGCCTGCATCTGGAAGAGCCACCCTTCTCTTTGCAGGAAACTGG GATCGCTGCTCAAGAGGCATCCACAG GGAGAGGGACCTAATCCTGTAGCTGCAGGCAGGGACCCTCCAAAGGCCAATCCACAGTACCCTGACCTGGTAGAGCCATTGCTACCCATCTCTGGAGATGTTTCCCCAGTATCCACTGGGCTTCCCACAGCCCTAGTTTCGGAGGAAGGGGTGCCGCAGCAGCAGAGTCCTCTGGACCTGACCACGGAGCCGCAGTTGGAACCTGGGGAGCAGAACCAGGTGGCCCACG GTACCAATGGCATTCATGTCACTGGCGGGTCTATGACTATCACTGGCAACATCTACATCTACAATGGACCAGTACTGGGGGGACCACCAGGTCCTGGAGATCTCCCAGCTACCCCCGACCCTCCATACCCCATTCCCGAAGAGGGGGACCCTGGCCCTCCCGGGCTCTCTACTCCCCACCAGGAAGATGGCAAGGCTTGGCACCTGGCGGAGACAGAGCACTGTGGTGCCATGCCCTCTAACAGGGGCCCAAGGAGCCAATTTATCACCTATGACTGA
- the LTBR gene encoding tumor necrosis factor receptor superfamily member 3 isoform X5 — translation MRLPWATSAPGLAWGPLVLGLFGLLAASQPQVPPYGSENQTCRDQEKEYYEPRHRICCSRCPPGTYVSAKCSRSRDTVCATCAENSYNEHWNYLTICQLCRPCDPVMGLEEIAPCTSKRKTQCRCQPGMFCAAWALECTHCELLSDCPPGTEAELKDEVGKGNNHCVPCKAGHFQNTSSPSARCQPHTRCEDQGLVEAAPGTAQSDTTCRNPSESLPPEMSGTMLMLAILLPLAFFLLLATIFACIWKSHPSLCRKLGRKGSAAGEGPNPVAAGRDPPKANPQYPDLVEPLLPISGDVSPVSTGLPTALVSEEGVPQQQSPLDLTTEPQLEPGEQNQVAHGTNGIHVTGGSMTITGNIYIYNGPVLGGPPGPGDLPATPDPPYPIPEEGDPGPPGLSTPHQEDGKAWHLAETEHCGAMPSNRGPRSQFITYD, via the exons ATGCGCCTGCCTTGGGCCACCTCTGCCCCCGGCCTGGCCTGGGGGCCTCTGGTGCTGGGCCTCTTCGGGCTCCTGGCAGCATCCCAGCCCCAG GTGCCTCCATACGGGTCGGAGAACCAGACCTGCAGGGACCAGGAAAAGGAATACTATGAGCCCAGGCACCGCATCTGCTGCTCCCGCTGCCCGCCAG GCACCTATGTCTCAGCTAAATGTAGCCGCAGCCGGGACACAGTTTGTGCCACATGTGCCGAAAATTCCTACAACGAGCACTGGAACTACCTGACCATCTGCCAGCTGTGCCGCCCCTGTGACCCAG TGATGGGCCTCGAGGAGATTGCCCCCTGCACAAGCAAACGGAAGACCCAGTGCCGCTGCCAGCCGGGAATGTTCTGTGCTGCCTGGGCCCTCGAGTGTACACACTGCGAACTACTTTCTGACTGCCCGCCTGGCACTGAAGCCGAGCTCAAAG ATGAAGTTGGGAAGGGTAACAACCACTGCGTCCCCTGCAAGGCAGGACACTTCCAGAATACCTCCTCCCCCAGCGCCCGCTGCCAGCCCCACACCAG GTGTGAGGACCAAGGTCTGGTGGAGGCAGCTCCAGGCACTGCCCAGTCGGACACAACCTGCAGAAATCCATCAGAGTCGCTGCCCCCAGAGATGTCAG GAACCATGCTGATGCTGGCCATCCTGCTGCCACTGGCATTCTTTCTGCTCCTTGCCACCATCTTTGCCTGCATCTGGAAGAGCCACCCTTCTCTTTGCAGGAAACTGGGTAGGAAGGGGTCAGCTGCG GGAGAGGGACCTAATCCTGTAGCTGCAGGCAGGGACCCTCCAAAGGCCAATCCACAGTACCCTGACCTGGTAGAGCCATTGCTACCCATCTCTGGAGATGTTTCCCCAGTATCCACTGGGCTTCCCACAGCCCTAGTTTCGGAGGAAGGGGTGCCGCAGCAGCAGAGTCCTCTGGACCTGACCACGGAGCCGCAGTTGGAACCTGGGGAGCAGAACCAGGTGGCCCACG GTACCAATGGCATTCATGTCACTGGCGGGTCTATGACTATCACTGGCAACATCTACATCTACAATGGACCAGTACTGGGGGGACCACCAGGTCCTGGAGATCTCCCAGCTACCCCCGACCCTCCATACCCCATTCCCGAAGAGGGGGACCCTGGCCCTCCCGGGCTCTCTACTCCCCACCAGGAAGATGGCAAGGCTTGGCACCTGGCGGAGACAGAGCACTGTGGTGCCATGCCCTCTAACAGGGGCCCAAGGAGCCAATTTATCACCTATGACTGA
- the LTBR gene encoding tumor necrosis factor receptor superfamily member 3 isoform X14 — translation MRLPWATSAPGLAWGPLVLGLFGLLAASQPQVVPPYGSENQTCRDQEKEYYEPRHRICCSRCPPGTYVSAKCSRSRDTVCATCAENSYNEHWNYLTICQLCRPCDPVMGLEEIAPCTSKRKTQCRCQPGMFCAAWALECTHCELLSDCPPGTEAELKDEVGKGNNHCVPCKAGHFQNTSSPSARCQPHTRCEDQGLVEAAPGTAQSDTTCRNPSESLPPEMSGTMLMLAILLPLAFFLLLATIFACIWKSHPSLCRKLGTNGIHVTGGSMTITGNIYIYNGPVLGGPPGPGDLPATPDPPYPIPEEGDPGPPGLSTPHQEDGKAWHLAETEHCGAMPSNRGPRSQFITYD, via the exons ATGCGCCTGCCTTGGGCCACCTCTGCCCCCGGCCTGGCCTGGGGGCCTCTGGTGCTGGGCCTCTTCGGGCTCCTGGCAGCATCCCAGCCCCAGGTG GTGCCTCCATACGGGTCGGAGAACCAGACCTGCAGGGACCAGGAAAAGGAATACTATGAGCCCAGGCACCGCATCTGCTGCTCCCGCTGCCCGCCAG GCACCTATGTCTCAGCTAAATGTAGCCGCAGCCGGGACACAGTTTGTGCCACATGTGCCGAAAATTCCTACAACGAGCACTGGAACTACCTGACCATCTGCCAGCTGTGCCGCCCCTGTGACCCAG TGATGGGCCTCGAGGAGATTGCCCCCTGCACAAGCAAACGGAAGACCCAGTGCCGCTGCCAGCCGGGAATGTTCTGTGCTGCCTGGGCCCTCGAGTGTACACACTGCGAACTACTTTCTGACTGCCCGCCTGGCACTGAAGCCGAGCTCAAAG ATGAAGTTGGGAAGGGTAACAACCACTGCGTCCCCTGCAAGGCAGGACACTTCCAGAATACCTCCTCCCCCAGCGCCCGCTGCCAGCCCCACACCAG GTGTGAGGACCAAGGTCTGGTGGAGGCAGCTCCAGGCACTGCCCAGTCGGACACAACCTGCAGAAATCCATCAGAGTCGCTGCCCCCAGAGATGTCAG GAACCATGCTGATGCTGGCCATCCTGCTGCCACTGGCATTCTTTCTGCTCCTTGCCACCATCTTTGCCTGCATCTGGAAGAGCCACCCTTCTCTTTGCAGGAAACTGG GTACCAATGGCATTCATGTCACTGGCGGGTCTATGACTATCACTGGCAACATCTACATCTACAATGGACCAGTACTGGGGGGACCACCAGGTCCTGGAGATCTCCCAGCTACCCCCGACCCTCCATACCCCATTCCCGAAGAGGGGGACCCTGGCCCTCCCGGGCTCTCTACTCCCCACCAGGAAGATGGCAAGGCTTGGCACCTGGCGGAGACAGAGCACTGTGGTGCCATGCCCTCTAACAGGGGCCCAAGGAGCCAATTTATCACCTATGACTGA
- the LTBR gene encoding tumor necrosis factor receptor superfamily member 3 isoform X12, whose translation MRLPWATSAPGLAWGPLVLGLFGLLAASQPQVVPPYGSENQTCRDQEKEYYEPRHRICCSRCPPGTYVSAKCSRSRDTVCATCAENSYNEHWNYLTICQLCRPCDPVMGLEEIAPCTSKRKTQCRCQPGMFCAAWALECTHCELLSDCPPGTEAELKDEVGKGNNHCVPCKAGHFQNTSSPSARCQPHTRCEDQGLVEAAPGTAQSDTTCRNPSESLPPEMSGSLLKRHPQGEGPNPVAAGRDPPKANPQYPDLVEPLLPISGDVSPVSTGLPTALVSEEGVPQQQSPLDLTTEPQLEPGEQNQVAHGTNGIHVTGGSMTITGNIYIYNGPVLGGPPGPGDLPATPDPPYPIPEEGDPGPPGLSTPHQEDGKAWHLAETEHCGAMPSNRGPRSQFITYD comes from the exons ATGCGCCTGCCTTGGGCCACCTCTGCCCCCGGCCTGGCCTGGGGGCCTCTGGTGCTGGGCCTCTTCGGGCTCCTGGCAGCATCCCAGCCCCAGGTG GTGCCTCCATACGGGTCGGAGAACCAGACCTGCAGGGACCAGGAAAAGGAATACTATGAGCCCAGGCACCGCATCTGCTGCTCCCGCTGCCCGCCAG GCACCTATGTCTCAGCTAAATGTAGCCGCAGCCGGGACACAGTTTGTGCCACATGTGCCGAAAATTCCTACAACGAGCACTGGAACTACCTGACCATCTGCCAGCTGTGCCGCCCCTGTGACCCAG TGATGGGCCTCGAGGAGATTGCCCCCTGCACAAGCAAACGGAAGACCCAGTGCCGCTGCCAGCCGGGAATGTTCTGTGCTGCCTGGGCCCTCGAGTGTACACACTGCGAACTACTTTCTGACTGCCCGCCTGGCACTGAAGCCGAGCTCAAAG ATGAAGTTGGGAAGGGTAACAACCACTGCGTCCCCTGCAAGGCAGGACACTTCCAGAATACCTCCTCCCCCAGCGCCCGCTGCCAGCCCCACACCAG GTGTGAGGACCAAGGTCTGGTGGAGGCAGCTCCAGGCACTGCCCAGTCGGACACAACCTGCAGAAATCCATCAGAGTCGCTGCCCCCAGAGATGTCAG GATCGCTGCTCAAGAGGCATCCACAG GGAGAGGGACCTAATCCTGTAGCTGCAGGCAGGGACCCTCCAAAGGCCAATCCACAGTACCCTGACCTGGTAGAGCCATTGCTACCCATCTCTGGAGATGTTTCCCCAGTATCCACTGGGCTTCCCACAGCCCTAGTTTCGGAGGAAGGGGTGCCGCAGCAGCAGAGTCCTCTGGACCTGACCACGGAGCCGCAGTTGGAACCTGGGGAGCAGAACCAGGTGGCCCACG GTACCAATGGCATTCATGTCACTGGCGGGTCTATGACTATCACTGGCAACATCTACATCTACAATGGACCAGTACTGGGGGGACCACCAGGTCCTGGAGATCTCCCAGCTACCCCCGACCCTCCATACCCCATTCCCGAAGAGGGGGACCCTGGCCCTCCCGGGCTCTCTACTCCCCACCAGGAAGATGGCAAGGCTTGGCACCTGGCGGAGACAGAGCACTGTGGTGCCATGCCCTCTAACAGGGGCCCAAGGAGCCAATTTATCACCTATGACTGA
- the LTBR gene encoding tumor necrosis factor receptor superfamily member 3 isoform X7, which produces MRLPWATSAPGLAWGPLVLGLFGLLAASQPQVVPPYGSENQTCRDQEKEYYEPRHRICCSRCPPGTYVSAKCSRSRDTVCATCAENSYNEHWNYLTICQLCRPCDPVMGLEEIAPCTSKRKTQCRCQPGMFCAAWALECTHCELLSDCPPGTEAELKVGKGNNHCVPCKAGHFQNTSSPSARCQPHTRCEDQGLVEAAPGTAQSDTTCRNPSESLPPEMSGTMLMLAILLPLAFFLLLATIFACIWKSHPSLCRKLGRKGSAAGEGPNPVAAGRDPPKANPQYPDLVEPLLPISGDVSPVSTGLPTALVSEEGVPQQQSPLDLTTEPQLEPGEQNQVAHGTNGIHVTGGSMTITGNIYIYNGPVLGGPPGPGDLPATPDPPYPIPEEGDPGPPGLSTPHQEDGKAWHLAETEHCGAMPSNRGPRSQFITYD; this is translated from the exons ATGCGCCTGCCTTGGGCCACCTCTGCCCCCGGCCTGGCCTGGGGGCCTCTGGTGCTGGGCCTCTTCGGGCTCCTGGCAGCATCCCAGCCCCAGGTG GTGCCTCCATACGGGTCGGAGAACCAGACCTGCAGGGACCAGGAAAAGGAATACTATGAGCCCAGGCACCGCATCTGCTGCTCCCGCTGCCCGCCAG GCACCTATGTCTCAGCTAAATGTAGCCGCAGCCGGGACACAGTTTGTGCCACATGTGCCGAAAATTCCTACAACGAGCACTGGAACTACCTGACCATCTGCCAGCTGTGCCGCCCCTGTGACCCAG TGATGGGCCTCGAGGAGATTGCCCCCTGCACAAGCAAACGGAAGACCCAGTGCCGCTGCCAGCCGGGAATGTTCTGTGCTGCCTGGGCCCTCGAGTGTACACACTGCGAACTACTTTCTGACTGCCCGCCTGGCACTGAAGCCGAGCTCAAAG TTGGGAAGGGTAACAACCACTGCGTCCCCTGCAAGGCAGGACACTTCCAGAATACCTCCTCCCCCAGCGCCCGCTGCCAGCCCCACACCAG GTGTGAGGACCAAGGTCTGGTGGAGGCAGCTCCAGGCACTGCCCAGTCGGACACAACCTGCAGAAATCCATCAGAGTCGCTGCCCCCAGAGATGTCAG GAACCATGCTGATGCTGGCCATCCTGCTGCCACTGGCATTCTTTCTGCTCCTTGCCACCATCTTTGCCTGCATCTGGAAGAGCCACCCTTCTCTTTGCAGGAAACTGGGTAGGAAGGGGTCAGCTGCG GGAGAGGGACCTAATCCTGTAGCTGCAGGCAGGGACCCTCCAAAGGCCAATCCACAGTACCCTGACCTGGTAGAGCCATTGCTACCCATCTCTGGAGATGTTTCCCCAGTATCCACTGGGCTTCCCACAGCCCTAGTTTCGGAGGAAGGGGTGCCGCAGCAGCAGAGTCCTCTGGACCTGACCACGGAGCCGCAGTTGGAACCTGGGGAGCAGAACCAGGTGGCCCACG GTACCAATGGCATTCATGTCACTGGCGGGTCTATGACTATCACTGGCAACATCTACATCTACAATGGACCAGTACTGGGGGGACCACCAGGTCCTGGAGATCTCCCAGCTACCCCCGACCCTCCATACCCCATTCCCGAAGAGGGGGACCCTGGCCCTCCCGGGCTCTCTACTCCCCACCAGGAAGATGGCAAGGCTTGGCACCTGGCGGAGACAGAGCACTGTGGTGCCATGCCCTCTAACAGGGGCCCAAGGAGCCAATTTATCACCTATGACTGA
- the LTBR gene encoding tumor necrosis factor receptor superfamily member 3 isoform X10, producing MRLPWATSAPGLAWGPLVLGLFGLLAASQPQVVPPYGSENQTCRDQEKEYYEPRHRICCSRCPPAKCSRSRDTVCATCAENSYNEHWNYLTICQLCRPCDPVMGLEEIAPCTSKRKTQCRCQPGMFCAAWALECTHCELLSDCPPGTEAELKDEVGKGNNHCVPCKAGHFQNTSSPSARCQPHTRCEDQGLVEAAPGTAQSDTTCRNPSESLPPEMSGTMLMLAILLPLAFFLLLATIFACIWKSHPSLCRKLGRKGSAAGEGPNPVAAGRDPPKANPQYPDLVEPLLPISGDVSPVSTGLPTALVSEEGVPQQQSPLDLTTEPQLEPGEQNQVAHGTNGIHVTGGSMTITGNIYIYNGPVLGGPPGPGDLPATPDPPYPIPEEGDPGPPGLSTPHQEDGKAWHLAETEHCGAMPSNRGPRSQFITYD from the exons ATGCGCCTGCCTTGGGCCACCTCTGCCCCCGGCCTGGCCTGGGGGCCTCTGGTGCTGGGCCTCTTCGGGCTCCTGGCAGCATCCCAGCCCCAGGTG GTGCCTCCATACGGGTCGGAGAACCAGACCTGCAGGGACCAGGAAAAGGAATACTATGAGCCCAGGCACCGCATCTGCTGCTCCCGCTGCCCGCCAG CTAAATGTAGCCGCAGCCGGGACACAGTTTGTGCCACATGTGCCGAAAATTCCTACAACGAGCACTGGAACTACCTGACCATCTGCCAGCTGTGCCGCCCCTGTGACCCAG TGATGGGCCTCGAGGAGATTGCCCCCTGCACAAGCAAACGGAAGACCCAGTGCCGCTGCCAGCCGGGAATGTTCTGTGCTGCCTGGGCCCTCGAGTGTACACACTGCGAACTACTTTCTGACTGCCCGCCTGGCACTGAAGCCGAGCTCAAAG ATGAAGTTGGGAAGGGTAACAACCACTGCGTCCCCTGCAAGGCAGGACACTTCCAGAATACCTCCTCCCCCAGCGCCCGCTGCCAGCCCCACACCAG GTGTGAGGACCAAGGTCTGGTGGAGGCAGCTCCAGGCACTGCCCAGTCGGACACAACCTGCAGAAATCCATCAGAGTCGCTGCCCCCAGAGATGTCAG GAACCATGCTGATGCTGGCCATCCTGCTGCCACTGGCATTCTTTCTGCTCCTTGCCACCATCTTTGCCTGCATCTGGAAGAGCCACCCTTCTCTTTGCAGGAAACTGGGTAGGAAGGGGTCAGCTGCG GGAGAGGGACCTAATCCTGTAGCTGCAGGCAGGGACCCTCCAAAGGCCAATCCACAGTACCCTGACCTGGTAGAGCCATTGCTACCCATCTCTGGAGATGTTTCCCCAGTATCCACTGGGCTTCCCACAGCCCTAGTTTCGGAGGAAGGGGTGCCGCAGCAGCAGAGTCCTCTGGACCTGACCACGGAGCCGCAGTTGGAACCTGGGGAGCAGAACCAGGTGGCCCACG GTACCAATGGCATTCATGTCACTGGCGGGTCTATGACTATCACTGGCAACATCTACATCTACAATGGACCAGTACTGGGGGGACCACCAGGTCCTGGAGATCTCCCAGCTACCCCCGACCCTCCATACCCCATTCCCGAAGAGGGGGACCCTGGCCCTCCCGGGCTCTCTACTCCCCACCAGGAAGATGGCAAGGCTTGGCACCTGGCGGAGACAGAGCACTGTGGTGCCATGCCCTCTAACAGGGGCCCAAGGAGCCAATTTATCACCTATGACTGA
- the LTBR gene encoding tumor necrosis factor receptor superfamily member 3 isoform X2: protein MRLPWATSAPGLAWGPLVLGLFGLLAASQPQVVPPYGSENQTCRDQEKEYYEPRHRICCSRCPPGTYVSAKCSRSRDTVCATCAENSYNEHWNYLTICQLCRPCDPVMGLEEIAPCTSKRKTQCRCQPGMFCAAWALECTHCELLSDCPPGTEAELKEAPRRVLEGHETGTGAGGTADEVGKGNNHCVPCKAGHFQNTSSPSARCQPHTRCEDQGLVEAAPGTAQSDTTCRNPSESLPPEMSGTMLMLAILLPLAFFLLLATIFACIWKSHPSLCRKLGSLLKRHPQGEGPNPVAAGRDPPKANPQYPDLVEPLLPISGDVSPVSTGLPTALVSEEGVPQQQSPLDLTTEPQLEPGEQNQVAHGTNGIHVTGGSMTITGNIYIYNGPVLGGPPGPGDLPATPDPPYPIPEEGDPGPPGLSTPHQEDGKAWHLAETEHCGAMPSNRGPRSQFITYD, encoded by the exons ATGCGCCTGCCTTGGGCCACCTCTGCCCCCGGCCTGGCCTGGGGGCCTCTGGTGCTGGGCCTCTTCGGGCTCCTGGCAGCATCCCAGCCCCAGGTG GTGCCTCCATACGGGTCGGAGAACCAGACCTGCAGGGACCAGGAAAAGGAATACTATGAGCCCAGGCACCGCATCTGCTGCTCCCGCTGCCCGCCAG GCACCTATGTCTCAGCTAAATGTAGCCGCAGCCGGGACACAGTTTGTGCCACATGTGCCGAAAATTCCTACAACGAGCACTGGAACTACCTGACCATCTGCCAGCTGTGCCGCCCCTGTGACCCAG TGATGGGCCTCGAGGAGATTGCCCCCTGCACAAGCAAACGGAAGACCCAGTGCCGCTGCCAGCCGGGAATGTTCTGTGCTGCCTGGGCCCTCGAGTGTACACACTGCGAACTACTTTCTGACTGCCCGCCTGGCACTGAAGCCGAGCTCAAAG AGGCTCCCAGAAGGGTGCTGGAGGGACATGAAACTGGGACAGGTGCAGGGGGCAC GGCAGATGAAGTTGGGAAGGGTAACAACCACTGCGTCCCCTGCAAGGCAGGACACTTCCAGAATACCTCCTCCCCCAGCGCCCGCTGCCAGCCCCACACCAG GTGTGAGGACCAAGGTCTGGTGGAGGCAGCTCCAGGCACTGCCCAGTCGGACACAACCTGCAGAAATCCATCAGAGTCGCTGCCCCCAGAGATGTCAG GAACCATGCTGATGCTGGCCATCCTGCTGCCACTGGCATTCTTTCTGCTCCTTGCCACCATCTTTGCCTGCATCTGGAAGAGCCACCCTTCTCTTTGCAGGAAACTGG GATCGCTGCTCAAGAGGCATCCACAG GGAGAGGGACCTAATCCTGTAGCTGCAGGCAGGGACCCTCCAAAGGCCAATCCACAGTACCCTGACCTGGTAGAGCCATTGCTACCCATCTCTGGAGATGTTTCCCCAGTATCCACTGGGCTTCCCACAGCCCTAGTTTCGGAGGAAGGGGTGCCGCAGCAGCAGAGTCCTCTGGACCTGACCACGGAGCCGCAGTTGGAACCTGGGGAGCAGAACCAGGTGGCCCACG GTACCAATGGCATTCATGTCACTGGCGGGTCTATGACTATCACTGGCAACATCTACATCTACAATGGACCAGTACTGGGGGGACCACCAGGTCCTGGAGATCTCCCAGCTACCCCCGACCCTCCATACCCCATTCCCGAAGAGGGGGACCCTGGCCCTCCCGGGCTCTCTACTCCCCACCAGGAAGATGGCAAGGCTTGGCACCTGGCGGAGACAGAGCACTGTGGTGCCATGCCCTCTAACAGGGGCCCAAGGAGCCAATTTATCACCTATGACTGA